One stretch of Candidatus Saccharibacteria bacterium oral taxon 488 DNA includes these proteins:
- a CDS encoding flippase-like domain-containing protein → MGDMVSKRIRKFLEACKSPRTIMSLVTLAVLVLIIFLSRAELARAWELLGRANIWLLMLLVPFQIIVYFAGGEMIFAYLRDKKLIGHISRFEQTRIALELNLVNHIFPSGGVSGISYTTWRMHKLGVSSARSTFAQVIRYVTGFLSLMVLLILAVLILSIDGQVNRYIVTSSFFLVLVVLALTFGLIFMFSSRKRMHNTAVRVSRVVNAVVRWATLGKIKRLLVSTKIEAFFAEMHDDFVELSEHRRLLIKPLVWGAIYAIFDVLMFIVAFWALGVSVNPAVLIIGYGVAGLASLVAFTPGGAGVYEAIMIVFLSMTGVAPDVAIAGIVLTRVILLAGTIIFGYMFYQHALIKYGQPDDDDGAAV, encoded by the coding sequence ATGGGAGATATGGTATCGAAAAGGATACGGAAGTTTCTGGAGGCATGTAAATCACCGCGGACGATCATGAGCCTTGTGACGCTGGCGGTGCTGGTGCTGATCATTTTTCTGTCGCGCGCCGAGCTAGCGCGGGCATGGGAATTACTTGGCCGGGCGAATATCTGGCTATTGATGCTACTGGTGCCGTTTCAGATTATCGTGTATTTCGCGGGCGGCGAGATGATTTTTGCCTATCTTCGCGACAAAAAACTGATCGGGCATATCTCGCGGTTTGAGCAGACGCGGATTGCACTGGAACTGAATCTGGTCAATCACATTTTTCCGTCAGGTGGCGTCAGCGGCATCTCCTACACGACGTGGCGGATGCACAAGCTCGGCGTCAGCTCGGCGCGCTCGACCTTTGCCCAGGTGATCCGTTACGTGACGGGCTTTTTGTCGCTGATGGTGCTGCTGATATTGGCGGTGCTGATCTTGTCAATTGATGGGCAGGTCAACCGCTACATCGTAACGTCAAGTTTCTTTTTAGTGCTGGTGGTGCTGGCGCTAACATTTGGGCTGATTTTTATGTTCTCGTCACGCAAGCGGATGCACAATACGGCGGTGCGGGTGTCGCGAGTCGTGAATGCAGTGGTGCGTTGGGCGACGCTGGGCAAGATCAAGCGGCTGCTGGTTTCGACGAAAATTGAGGCATTTTTTGCTGAGATGCATGATGATTTCGTGGAACTGTCAGAACATCGGCGCCTACTCATCAAGCCGCTGGTCTGGGGCGCGATTTATGCCATTTTTGATGTGTTGATGTTCATCGTGGCCTTTTGGGCGCTGGGCGTGTCGGTCAATCCGGCGGTGCTGATCATCGGCTACGGCGTGGCGGGGCTAGCGAGCCTGGTGGCCTTTACGCCGGGTGGTGCGGGCGTGTACGAAGCAATTATGATCGTTTTCTTGAGTATGACCGGTGTGGCGCCGGACGTTGCCATCGCTGGGATTGTGCTGACGCGGGTGATCTTGCTCGCGGGAACGATTATCTTTGGGTATATGTTCTATCAGCACGCGCTGATCAAATATGGGCAGCCAGATGATGACGATGGCGCCGCGGTTTAG